A section of the Candidatus Bathyarchaeota archaeon genome encodes:
- a CDS encoding carbon-nitrogen hydrolase family protein, which translates to MESRKYKVAVIQSAPPYPISKKKSIEKACQLIEDAGKKDAKIIVLPETFIPAYPNWAIEAKIPIEWDKKCMNLIRESIEIPGPEIELLCNVAKSIGSMVCIGVNERDKNRKNSIYNSLVFIGPDGKIVGKHRKLTPVYREKVFWTNGSVKDLNCVFNTQFGRVGGLICAEHLNSLIKSAMVIQGEEIHIACYPGWSLLPKHILDLSIRQYAIECQCFVLAASQFIDQVKESDDIEANWDFYGGSGIVDPTGKYIAGPSYNKDEILYAEVDLSKILERKVWIDVTGKDARWDIIQFLKDFE; encoded by the coding sequence ATGGAATCAAGAAAATATAAAGTCGCAGTAATTCAATCGGCTCCTCCATATCCCATTAGCAAGAAAAAATCTATTGAAAAAGCCTGCCAACTTATTGAGGACGCAGGGAAAAAAGATGCCAAAATAATAGTTTTGCCTGAAACTTTTATTCCTGCCTACCCTAATTGGGCAATTGAAGCTAAAATTCCAATAGAATGGGATAAGAAATGCATGAACTTAATTAGAGAATCAATAGAAATACCGGGTCCAGAAATAGAACTGTTATGTAATGTAGCAAAATCTATTGGATCAATGGTTTGTATAGGTGTGAATGAACGAGATAAAAATCGTAAAAATTCAATCTATAATTCACTTGTTTTTATAGGACCAGATGGGAAGATCGTTGGGAAGCACCGAAAACTGACTCCTGTTTACCGTGAAAAAGTATTTTGGACAAATGGTTCTGTTAAGGATCTGAATTGTGTTTTTAATACTCAATTCGGAAGGGTGGGAGGATTAATTTGCGCTGAGCATCTAAATTCTTTAATAAAATCAGCTATGGTTATACAAGGCGAAGAAATTCATATAGCTTGCTATCCTGGTTGGAGTCTTTTACCCAAACATATTCTGGATCTCTCCATAAGGCAATATGCAATTGAGTGTCAATGCTTTGTACTAGCTGCTTCACAATTTATTGACCAAGTAAAAGAATCTGATGATATCGAAGCAAATTGGGATTTTTATGGTGGAAGTGGCATAGTGGATCCTACAGGAAAATACATTGCTGGTCCTTCATACAATAAAGATGAAATATTGTACGCTGAGGTTGATCTATCAAAGATTCTTGAGAGAAAAGTTTGGATTGACGTAACTGGGAAGGATGCAAGATGGGACATAATACAATTTCTTAAAGATTTCGAATAA
- a CDS encoding DUF362 domain-containing protein yields the protein MNSEVVITKGKRTVDTVKESLKPIISPGDLADKKILIKVNFISTKTWETGATTDPILVEALIQYFQPFNEGIYVVESDATITRAEEAAKATGMLELCEVYGIKFINLTKYPEQIKMKVPNPEVLSEINFPTIALESHIISAAKMKTHSDTQVTLGLKNMFGILPDTPKSKYHNLGIDEVIVDINNVCRPSLTVIDGFVAMEGSGPVSGQPIEMELVIAGKDVVSTDTITSKVMGFDPYEIDHIKKAAKKGLGEMKNIKVLGEDLYKVTRIFKKA from the coding sequence TTGAATTCTGAAGTTGTAATTACAAAGGGTAAAAGAACTGTTGATACTGTTAAAGAATCTTTGAAGCCAATAATATCCCCAGGGGATTTAGCGGATAAGAAAATTCTAATCAAAGTGAATTTCATATCAACAAAAACATGGGAGACTGGTGCAACTACTGATCCAATATTGGTAGAAGCCCTTATTCAATATTTCCAGCCATTCAATGAGGGAATATATGTAGTCGAATCTGATGCAACAATTACTAGAGCTGAGGAAGCTGCCAAAGCTACTGGGATGCTTGAACTATGTGAAGTATATGGAATAAAATTCATAAACCTAACAAAATATCCTGAACAGATTAAAATGAAAGTCCCTAATCCAGAAGTATTATCTGAAATTAATTTTCCTACGATAGCTTTAGAAAGTCATATAATAAGCGCGGCTAAAATGAAAACCCACAGCGATACACAAGTAACTTTAGGTTTGAAGAACATGTTTGGTATCTTACCTGATACACCAAAGTCGAAATATCATAACTTAGGGATTGATGAAGTAATCGTAGACATCAATAATGTATGTAGACCTAGTCTTACAGTAATAGATGGTTTTGTCGCAATGGAGGGTTCCGGACCGGTTAGTGGTCAGCCGATAGAGATGGAGTTAGTGATCGCAGGGAAAGATGTTGTATCTACTGATACAATAACATCGAAAGTTATGGGATTTGATCCTTACGAGATCGACCACATTAAAAAAGCTGCAAAGAAAGGATTGGGTGAGATGAAGAATATAAAAGTTCTCGGTGAAGATTTATATAAAGTTACAAGAATATTCAAAAAAGCGTAA
- a CDS encoding Hsp20/alpha crystallin family protein, which translates to MDYFDHVFRDMELFHKNFIERINKEMTAFDEAVERGDLKGQWDVKEINEPNMKGYVAYGQFSSNELPTEIDPLDSLRRPGKPKLPFVPKPQPGEIREPLADVFEEEKSVKLIVELPGVEKDDIQLNISEGQAEIKAKSFYKTLKLPTADVDSKKIKATYKNGVLEASIPKKRTVKSDKAKKIRIE; encoded by the coding sequence ATGGATTATTTTGATCATGTTTTTCGTGATATGGAACTATTTCATAAAAATTTCATTGAGAGAATCAATAAGGAGATGACAGCATTCGATGAAGCTGTTGAAAGAGGCGACCTAAAAGGTCAATGGGATGTGAAAGAGATAAACGAGCCGAACATGAAGGGCTATGTGGCATATGGACAATTCTCTTCCAATGAATTGCCAACTGAAATTGATCCACTAGACTCTTTACGACGTCCAGGAAAGCCAAAATTACCCTTTGTGCCAAAACCACAGCCAGGTGAAATACGCGAACCTCTAGCTGATGTCTTTGAAGAAGAGAAATCCGTGAAACTGATCGTGGAGTTACCCGGAGTGGAAAAAGATGATATACAACTAAATATTTCTGAAGGACAAGCTGAAATTAAAGCAAAGAGTTTCTATAAGACCTTAAAACTTCCGACTGCAGATGTAGATTCTAAGAAAATCAAAGCCACATACAAAAACGGTGTCTTGGAAGCTAGTATACCCAAAAAGAGAACTGTAAAGAGTGATAAAGCGAAGAAGATAAGAATTGAGTGA
- a CDS encoding SDR family oxidoreductase, translating into MRFKNKVVLITGGASGIGRETAIQFAKNGAKIGIFDLDQKKIQSVRKEIMSYCDDYVSITGDVRDKKRIQECVNTLFEKYSNIDYLINSAGILKDDMIDRVSEKIFDEVLAINLKGSFLFMQACVRNWIREPKARIKAAKKEGKPIPKPTTFPDKRIINVSSMAAEGNVGQIAYGASKAGVIGMTKTAAKELIQYNIRTHAVMPALIYSPMTDDLVTKDDGKWRKYYESRNPLGIGEPKHVADVILFLCGEESCYMNGAIIPISGGRIHSL; encoded by the coding sequence ATGAGATTCAAAAATAAAGTAGTTCTTATCACTGGAGGTGCTAGCGGTATAGGAAGAGAAACAGCGATTCAATTTGCAAAAAATGGTGCAAAAATTGGAATTTTCGACTTGGATCAGAAAAAAATCCAGTCCGTTCGAAAAGAGATAATGAGCTATTGTGATGATTATGTTTCCATTACTGGTGATGTTAGGGATAAAAAAAGGATTCAGGAATGCGTGAATACTTTATTTGAAAAATATAGTAATATAGATTATCTCATTAACAGTGCAGGTATTTTGAAGGATGATATGATTGATAGAGTGTCGGAGAAAATTTTTGATGAAGTGTTAGCGATAAATTTGAAGGGTTCATTTCTATTTATGCAAGCATGTGTCAGAAATTGGATAAGAGAGCCAAAAGCTCGTATTAAAGCAGCAAAAAAGGAGGGAAAACCTATACCTAAACCCACCACTTTTCCAGACAAGCGGATCATTAACGTCAGTAGCATGGCAGCCGAAGGAAATGTCGGTCAAATTGCGTATGGTGCTTCAAAAGCTGGTGTAATTGGAATGACCAAAACCGCTGCTAAGGAGTTGATTCAATATAATATAAGAACTCATGCTGTAATGCCCGCTTTGATATATTCTCCTATGACTGACGATTTAGTAACTAAAGACGATGGGAAATGGAGAAAATACTATGAATCTCGTAATCCTTTGGGAATAGGAGAACCAAAACATGTGGCGGATGTAATATTGTTTTTATGCGGAGAAGAATCTTGCTATATGAATGGTGCAATAATTCCTATAAGTGGTGGGCGCATCCATAGCTTGTAA
- a CDS encoding thymidylate synthase produces the protein MKESLPILSIEGDNLTKVWEDAVLALWKDGAHLFTEYDQWSKDCTMLMVIREPFSEPRIHLGGLCGGLEDLDKYVKEVVEGSEDHFVYEGKRPYEYHERLFNYIVADNLKTDQIEYMIERLSKSKEVQLEGKKIKVQGFSRRAQAITWKPWIDPSLEHPPCLQRIWCRVVDNKLVMETCWRSRDAYKAAFWNMYAFTELQKKISKDLSKKIGAKIEPGQYVDFSNSFHIYGNDFEDFKNRFTKLIKERSFERRTLSTSQFLEMIKK, from the coding sequence ATGAAAGAATCTCTTCCAATCCTCTCTATTGAAGGCGATAATCTAACAAAGGTCTGGGAAGATGCCGTATTGGCTCTATGGAAAGATGGGGCTCATTTATTTACAGAATATGATCAATGGAGTAAGGATTGTACAATGCTCATGGTAATTCGTGAACCCTTCTCTGAGCCAAGAATACACTTGGGAGGTCTTTGCGGTGGGCTTGAGGACCTAGATAAATACGTTAAAGAAGTGGTTGAAGGCTCGGAAGATCATTTTGTGTATGAGGGCAAAAGGCCCTATGAGTATCATGAACGCCTTTTTAATTATATTGTCGCAGATAATTTGAAAACAGACCAAATTGAATATATGATAGAGAGATTATCCAAAAGCAAAGAAGTTCAACTTGAAGGGAAAAAAATCAAAGTTCAGGGTTTCAGCAGAAGAGCCCAGGCAATAACATGGAAACCTTGGATTGATCCATCTTTAGAACATCCACCGTGTTTACAGCGGATCTGGTGTCGTGTTGTTGATAATAAACTTGTGATGGAAACATGCTGGCGCTCAAGGGATGCATATAAAGCAGCTTTTTGGAATATGTATGCTTTTACTGAATTACAGAAAAAAATCTCAAAAGATTTGTCCAAGAAAATTGGTGCTAAAATTGAGCCTGGGCAATATGTTGATTTCTCCAATAGTTTCCATATATACGGGAATGATTTCGAGGATTTTAAAAATCGTTTTACAAAACTTATTAAAGAAAGAAGCTTCGAAAGAAGAACACTTTCAACCTCTCAATTCT
- a CDS encoding rhodanese-like domain-containing protein, translating into MGKLSLKEITVPPLVGLLIAIAILSSVELINQEISVTYHNTQEQIIKPEVESVLKKITTQEAYTLIQDNKGNENFVILDVRTPEEIANGAIENSIKIDYYSDTFLEEIDELDKENTYLVYCRSGGRSGEATKLMEELGFQKVYDMSGGFSQWEAEDLPFVK; encoded by the coding sequence ATGGGAAAATTGAGTTTAAAAGAAATTACAGTACCACCGCTAGTTGGATTGCTAATAGCCATTGCCATACTCTCAAGTGTTGAATTAATTAACCAAGAAATAAGCGTAACATATCATAATACACAGGAGCAAATAATAAAACCAGAAGTTGAGAGTGTACTAAAGAAAATTACTACTCAAGAAGCGTATACTTTGATCCAAGATAATAAAGGCAATGAGAATTTTGTAATTCTTGATGTACGAACTCCTGAAGAAATTGCTAATGGTGCAATAGAAAATTCGATTAAAATAGATTATTATTCTGATACTTTCCTAGAAGAAATCGATGAGCTTGATAAAGAAAATACATATTTAGTATATTGCAGGTCTGGGGGTCGAAGCGGTGAAGCTACGAAGTTGATGGAGGAGTTAGGTTTTCAAAAAGTTTACGATATGTCAGGAGGATTTAGCCAATGGGAGGCAGAAGATCTGCCATTCGTCAAGTAG